In Dehalococcoidia bacterium, one DNA window encodes the following:
- a CDS encoding dihydroorotate dehydrogenase electron transfer subunit: protein MNVVRARIVSNERLFGRTHLVWLHAPPLAKGASPGQFLMFRILNGSDPLLGRPMSYHGVRKGAEGDEVALLYQVWGRATALLAKKAPGDEVLAWGPLGRGYAVAPRARNLLLVAGGMGTAPLVWLAEQAVAKGKNVSFIIGVRTAEQTAPVRSLPPQAELVIVTEDGSLGRKGLVTEPFAESLSWADQVFACGPRPMYESMAQVVRKARSRTPVQVLLETNMACGIGLCYGCAIETRRGVKQVCRDGPRFELREIF from the coding sequence ATGAATGTCGTCCGAGCGCGCATCGTCAGCAACGAGCGTCTCTTCGGCCGGACGCACCTCGTCTGGCTGCACGCGCCGCCCCTCGCGAAAGGCGCTTCGCCCGGGCAGTTCCTGATGTTCCGCATCCTAAACGGCAGCGACCCTCTCCTGGGCCGTCCCATGAGCTATCACGGCGTTCGCAAAGGGGCCGAGGGCGACGAAGTAGCGCTGCTCTACCAGGTGTGGGGACGCGCAACGGCGCTCCTGGCAAAGAAGGCGCCGGGCGACGAGGTGCTGGCCTGGGGGCCGCTGGGCCGCGGTTACGCCGTCGCGCCGCGGGCGAGGAACCTGCTCCTCGTCGCCGGCGGCATGGGCACGGCGCCCCTCGTCTGGCTCGCCGAGCAGGCGGTCGCGAAGGGCAAGAACGTGAGCTTCATTATCGGCGTGCGGACGGCGGAGCAGACCGCGCCCGTGCGCTCCTTGCCGCCGCAGGCCGAGCTGGTGATCGTCACGGAGGACGGGTCACTGGGGCGCAAGGGTCTGGTGACGGAGCCGTTCGCGGAGTCGCTGTCGTGGGCCGACCAGGTCTTCGCCTGCGGGCCGCGCCCGATGTACGAATCGATGGCGCAGGTGGTCCGGAAAGCGCGCAGCCGGACGCCGGTACAGGTGCTACTGGAGACGAATATGGCCTGTGGAATCGGTTTGTGCTACGGTTGTGCCATCGAGACGCGCCGCGGCGTGAAGCAGGTGTGCCGAGACGGGCCTCGCTTTGAATTGCGGGAGATTTTCTAG
- a CDS encoding dihydroorotate dehydrogenase, whose protein sequence is MNLSVEIGGQRKQALLLQNPVMTASGTFGMGLEATKLFDIQRLGAIVCKGTTLSPRTGNAQPRTVETASGMLNTIGLQNVGVDALVRDIAPVWAEWRVPVVVNIAGETVDEFAELAARLDGVPGVSALEVNVSCPNVAVGGMLFGQDPKQAAAVTKAVLRKTTLPVIVKLTPNVTDIVEVARAVADAGADAVCLINTLQAMAIDVRSRRPVLSTVFGGLSGPAIKPLALRAVYQVAAALDIPIVGCGGIASGEDAVEFLLAGATAVGVGTATFMNPLAPLEVLEGLERYLAESGVEDVRELVGAAHTR, encoded by the coding sequence ATGAACCTCTCTGTCGAGATCGGCGGCCAGCGCAAGCAGGCGCTCCTCCTTCAGAACCCGGTGATGACGGCATCGGGTACGTTCGGCATGGGGCTAGAAGCGACGAAGCTGTTCGATATCCAGCGCCTCGGCGCCATCGTCTGCAAGGGGACGACGCTCAGCCCACGCACGGGAAACGCGCAGCCACGCACCGTCGAGACAGCTTCCGGCATGCTGAACACCATCGGCCTGCAGAACGTCGGCGTCGACGCGCTCGTCCGCGATATCGCGCCCGTGTGGGCTGAGTGGCGCGTCCCCGTCGTCGTCAACATCGCCGGCGAGACCGTGGACGAGTTCGCGGAACTCGCCGCCCGCCTGGACGGCGTCCCCGGCGTCAGCGCCCTGGAAGTGAACGTGAGCTGCCCCAACGTGGCGGTCGGAGGCATGCTCTTCGGCCAGGACCCGAAGCAGGCGGCGGCGGTCACGAAGGCTGTGCTGCGCAAGACCACCCTCCCCGTCATTGTCAAGCTCACCCCGAATGTGACCGACATCGTCGAGGTGGCGCGGGCGGTCGCCGACGCCGGCGCCGACGCTGTCTGCCTCATCAACACGCTGCAGGCGATGGCCATCGACGTCCGCTCGCGACGTCCCGTTCTCTCCACCGTCTTCGGCGGGCTCTCCGGCCCCGCGATCAAGCCGCTGGCACTGCGCGCGGTGTACCAGGTCGCGGCCGCGCTCGACATCCCGATCGTCGGCTGCGGCGGCATCGCGAGCGGCGAGGACGCGGTCGAGTTCCTGCTCGCGGGCGCGACGGCTGTCGGGGTGGGCACCGCGACGTTCATGAACCCGCTGGCGCCGCTGGAAGTGCTCGAGGGGCTGGAGCGCTACCTCGCGGAGTCCGGCGTGGAGGACGTGCGCGAGCTTGTGGGCGCCGCCCACACACGCTGA
- a CDS encoding site-specific DNA-methyltransferase, with protein MLAEPNANSIIEGDCLEVMAGWPDACIDHCIADPPFGIASGRGRRGKKGLGWAFSSHVTMQEAWDRFSQDDFFRFNVRWLSEVCRVVKPNGNILVFGTFHNVYLLGFILQHVMKRRILNSIVWFKPNAQPNITARTLTESTEQIIWAVNGTAEKARKWTFNYWDAKEMAGGRQMRNLWELPVTPKKERENGYHPSQKPLALLERLVLIATRPGDLILDPFAGTGTLALAARQHERRWLLIENDAHYVEVARKRLVSGPS; from the coding sequence GTGCTCGCAGAACCTAACGCCAACTCCATCATCGAGGGAGACTGCCTTGAGGTGATGGCCGGCTGGCCGGACGCCTGCATCGACCACTGCATCGCCGACCCGCCGTTCGGGATCGCGTCGGGTCGGGGGCGGCGCGGCAAGAAAGGACTCGGCTGGGCATTCTCCTCCCACGTAACGATGCAGGAGGCCTGGGACCGCTTCTCCCAGGACGACTTCTTCCGGTTCAACGTCCGCTGGCTCTCCGAGGTCTGCCGCGTCGTCAAGCCGAACGGCAACATTCTTGTCTTCGGCACGTTCCACAACGTCTATCTGCTCGGATTCATCCTTCAGCACGTCATGAAGCGGCGCATCCTGAACTCCATCGTCTGGTTCAAGCCCAACGCGCAGCCCAACATCACCGCCCGCACGCTTACGGAGAGCACGGAGCAGATCATCTGGGCCGTCAACGGGACTGCAGAGAAGGCGCGCAAGTGGACGTTCAACTACTGGGACGCGAAAGAGATGGCGGGCGGACGTCAGATGCGCAACCTCTGGGAGCTCCCTGTAACCCCCAAGAAAGAGCGCGAGAACGGCTATCACCCGTCGCAGAAGCCGCTCGCCCTGCTGGAGCGCCTGGTGCTAATTGCGACCCGGCCGGGCGATCTCATCCTCGACCCGTTCGCGGGTACGGGCACACTCGCGCTCGCCGCGCGGCAGCACGAGCGCCGCTGGCTACTCATCGAGAACGATGCGCACTATGTGGAAGTGGCCCGCAAACGGCTCGTTTCCGGCCCGTCCTAG
- a CDS encoding Mrp/NBP35 family ATP-binding protein: protein MARLTEKDVYAALARVQDPELGRDLVSLNMVRDVQVRDGHVSLKMVLTTPACPLREKIEADVKQALQALPGVKSVSLEMGAEVRAAAPQKGPQPIEDVKHVIAVASNKGGVGKTTVAVNLAVALAKAGARVGLLDADVTGPNVPLMVGLRSGFMGQERGLTTVERYGVKVCSLGFVLPKASAVIWRGPLIDRAIRDLLHQLSWGELDYLLVDLPPGTSDASLSVAQSVPLSGVLIVTTPQEVSLEDATKAVTMFQRMDVPVLGIVENMSYFVCPHCGKRTAVFGEGGGRVAAEEMELEFLGEIPLDVETRAAGDEGVPVVEMAPESAAGRVFRALAERVAARCSVVYLSSGAD from the coding sequence ATGGCAAGACTTACTGAGAAAGATGTTTACGCGGCCCTCGCCAGGGTGCAGGACCCGGAGCTCGGGCGCGACCTCGTGTCCTTGAACATGGTTCGCGATGTGCAGGTGCGAGACGGGCACGTTTCGCTTAAGATGGTTCTCACCACGCCCGCCTGTCCCCTGCGCGAGAAGATCGAGGCGGACGTGAAGCAGGCGCTGCAGGCGCTACCGGGCGTGAAGTCGGTTTCGCTGGAGATGGGCGCTGAGGTGCGGGCGGCGGCGCCGCAGAAGGGCCCACAGCCCATAGAGGACGTCAAGCACGTAATCGCTGTCGCCAGCAACAAGGGCGGCGTGGGCAAGACGACGGTGGCGGTGAACCTGGCGGTGGCGCTGGCAAAAGCGGGCGCGCGGGTCGGGCTGCTGGACGCCGACGTCACCGGCCCCAACGTGCCGCTGATGGTAGGGCTGCGTTCGGGCTTTATGGGACAAGAGCGCGGGCTGACGACGGTCGAGCGGTACGGCGTGAAGGTGTGCTCGCTGGGATTCGTGCTGCCGAAGGCATCGGCTGTCATCTGGCGGGGACCGCTTATCGACAGGGCGATCCGCGATCTGCTGCATCAGTTGTCGTGGGGCGAACTCGACTATCTGCTGGTCGACCTGCCGCCGGGCACAAGCGACGCGTCGCTCAGCGTGGCGCAGTCGGTGCCCTTGAGCGGCGTGTTGATTGTCACGACGCCGCAGGAGGTATCGCTGGAGGACGCGACGAAGGCGGTGACGATGTTCCAGCGCATGGACGTGCCCGTGCTGGGAATCGTCGAGAACATGAGCTACTTCGTCTGCCCGCATTGCGGCAAGCGCACGGCGGTCTTCGGCGAGGGCGGAGGCCGCGTCGCCGCCGAGGAGATGGAGCTGGAGTTCCTGGGCGAGATACCGCTGGACGTGGAGACGCGCGCCGCGGGCGACGAAGGGGTGCCGGTAGTGGAGATGGCGCCCGAGTCGGCGGCGGGGCGTGTCTTCCGGGCGCTGGCGGAGAGGGTGGCTGCCCGCTGTAGCGTCGTCTACCTCTCCAGCGGAGCCGACTAG
- a CDS encoding CaiB/BaiF CoA-transferase family protein, with the protein MSGPLDGVRILDLTWVLAGPFASMVLCDLGADVVKIERRPIGDVARATGPFVNGESCYFFSINRGKRSVTLDLKSERGRELFLRLVEKADVVMENFTPGTMEALGLGYDVLKKRNPRLIYAATSGFGQTGPERLRPALDIVVQGMGGIMSITGEPGGRPVRPGASLGDITAGLFTVIGVLAALHERERSGLGQMVDVSMLDCQIAVLENAFVRYFATGEVPKPLGTRHPLATPFQAFPTKDGYIVLALSWGVESQWELLLVTIGREDLIDDPRFDSPQARNEHHAELEPLLSEALRRKTTAEWVREFDAIGLPCGPLNDIAQSAAQPQVKAREMLVPVRHPKIGEMPLPNTPIKLSRSPGGIKGPSPELGEHTADVLAELLGLSDAEIEELRRLEII; encoded by the coding sequence ATGAGCGGGCCGCTCGATGGCGTACGCATACTGGACCTGACGTGGGTGCTGGCAGGCCCCTTCGCCAGCATGGTGCTGTGCGACCTCGGCGCCGACGTGGTTAAGATAGAACGGCGCCCCATCGGCGACGTGGCGCGCGCCACCGGGCCGTTCGTCAACGGCGAAAGCTGTTACTTCTTCAGCATAAACCGCGGCAAGAGGAGCGTCACCCTCGACCTCAAGAGCGAGCGCGGGCGGGAGCTGTTCCTGCGGCTGGTGGAAAAGGCGGACGTGGTGATGGAGAACTTCACCCCCGGCACGATGGAAGCGCTCGGCCTCGGCTACGACGTCCTGAAGAAGCGCAACCCGCGCCTCATCTACGCCGCGACGTCCGGCTTCGGGCAGACGGGGCCGGAGCGGTTGCGCCCCGCGCTGGACATCGTTGTGCAGGGCATGGGCGGCATCATGAGCATCACCGGCGAGCCCGGCGGCAGGCCCGTGCGACCGGGCGCGTCGCTGGGCGACATCACGGCCGGGCTTTTCACCGTCATCGGCGTGCTGGCGGCGCTGCACGAACGCGAGCGCAGCGGTCTGGGGCAGATGGTCGACGTGTCGATGCTCGACTGCCAGATCGCGGTGCTGGAGAACGCGTTCGTGCGCTACTTCGCGACAGGCGAGGTGCCGAAGCCGCTCGGCACGCGCCATCCCCTGGCGACGCCGTTCCAGGCCTTCCCCACGAAGGACGGCTACATCGTCCTGGCGCTGAGCTGGGGTGTGGAGAGCCAGTGGGAGCTGTTGCTGGTGACGATAGGGCGCGAAGACCTCATCGACGACCCGCGGTTCGATTCGCCGCAGGCCCGCAACGAGCACCACGCGGAGCTCGAGCCGCTGCTCAGCGAGGCGCTGCGCCGGAAGACGACGGCGGAATGGGTGCGGGAGTTCGACGCCATAGGGCTGCCGTGCGGTCCGCTGAACGATATCGCGCAGTCGGCGGCGCAGCCACAGGTGAAAGCGCGCGAGATGCTGGTACCCGTCCGCCACCCCAAGATCGGCGAGATGCCCTTGCCGAACACCCCCATCAAACTCTCACGCAGTCCGGGCGGGATCAAAGGGCCTTCACCCGAACTCGGGGAGCACACGGCGGACGTGCTGGCGGAGCTTCTCGGGCTGAGCGACGCCGAGATCGAAGAGCTGCGGCGGCTGGAGATCATTTAG
- a CDS encoding PadR family transcriptional regulator has product MEKREQNGYWEMLINRSVQRFFLLAGLHERPMHGYELARAIRDACAGCCQPTDAMIYPALHDLISEGQVVCREVTVGGRRRKVCSLTEKGEEAYREAALAWQRMLGPLAEAVNEALKCCPATADESGALTKERV; this is encoded by the coding sequence ATGGAGAAGAGGGAGCAGAACGGCTACTGGGAAATGCTCATAAACCGGAGCGTCCAGCGCTTCTTCCTCCTCGCCGGCCTCCACGAGCGGCCGATGCACGGCTACGAGCTGGCGCGGGCAATCAGGGACGCCTGCGCCGGCTGCTGCCAGCCTACCGACGCCATGATCTACCCCGCGCTCCACGATCTCATCTCCGAGGGACAGGTCGTCTGCCGCGAGGTGACGGTGGGCGGCAGACGGCGCAAGGTCTGCTCGCTGACGGAGAAGGGCGAGGAGGCCTATCGCGAGGCGGCGCTGGCCTGGCAGCGGATGCTTGGTCCGCTGGCCGAGGCTGTGAACGAGGCGCTCAAATGCTGCCCCGCGACGGCGGACGAGTCAGGTGCATTGACGAAGGAAAGGGTGTAG
- a CDS encoding CPBP family intramembrane metalloprotease codes for MGAREAPAPATRQWWGPLALSVLLLAYGNLNSLVPWELRSRYLLIANLALLTLLLFEAVRISGFSWSSLGFGGANVWRSASLGTGFAVLLAATPVAFLSVAPSVTGEPIEYGDIGELSAGAFALRMALWEPLGTAFFEEAAFRGVLYAKVAAASSELRAVWLSSAVFGLWHGVITSRTVIESDFVDIRWLLPPVIALCLAGTAFGGLVFAFLRLRTGHIAGPFMVHWLTVALMSLAVWARA; via the coding sequence TTGGGTGCCCGTGAGGCGCCCGCTCCCGCAACGCGACAGTGGTGGGGCCCGCTCGCGCTGTCGGTGCTGCTGCTCGCCTACGGCAACCTCAATTCGTTGGTCCCCTGGGAGCTGCGCTCGCGTTACCTGCTGATCGCTAACCTGGCGCTGCTAACGCTCCTCCTGTTCGAGGCGGTCCGTATCAGCGGCTTTTCCTGGTCGTCGCTCGGGTTCGGGGGCGCGAACGTGTGGCGGAGCGCGTCGCTGGGGACGGGTTTCGCCGTGCTGCTGGCGGCGACCCCCGTCGCGTTCCTGTCCGTCGCGCCGTCCGTCACGGGGGAGCCCATCGAGTACGGCGACATCGGGGAGCTGTCGGCGGGCGCGTTCGCGCTGCGGATGGCGCTGTGGGAGCCGCTGGGCACGGCGTTCTTCGAGGAGGCGGCGTTCCGCGGCGTCCTCTACGCGAAGGTCGCCGCCGCCTCAAGCGAGCTGCGGGCGGTTTGGCTGTCAAGCGCGGTCTTCGGGCTGTGGCACGGCGTGATTACCAGCCGCACGGTCATAGAGAGCGATTTCGTCGATATCCGGTGGCTGCTGCCGCCGGTCATTGCGCTCTGCCTCGCGGGGACGGCGTTCGGCGGGCTGGTCTTCGCGTTCCTGCGCCTCCGCACCGGCCACATCGCGGGGCCGTTCATGGTGCACTGGCTGACGGTGGCGCTGATGTCGCTGGCGGTGTGGGCGCGGGCATAG
- the carB gene encoding carbamoyl-phosphate synthase large subunit, with amino-acid sequence MADKPKKVLIIGSGPIIIGQAAEFDYAGTQACKAMREEGVTSVLVNSNPATIMTDEGIADIVYIEPLTVPVLTRIIERERPDGLLPTLGGQTGLNLAVALAEAGVLDEYNVRLLGTPLETIQKAEDRELFRQLLHDIGEPAPESATVTSMGEARLVADIFGLPLVVRPAYTLGGTGGGIAHTPEQFEQIVAGGLAVSPIHQVLLERCLLGWKEIEYEVMRDAADNCITVCNMENIDPMGVHTGDSIVVAPSQTLNDKEYQMLRSASLRIIRALGVEGGCNIQFALAPRPEIVEWQYKDASAPPYYVIEVNPRVSRSSALASKATGYPIARVAAKIAVGKRLDEIGNAVTGKTSAAFEPALDYLVVKIPRWPFDKFAFGDRQLGTQMKATGEVMAIDRTFEGALQKAVRSLEVGNRSLLWEDARWKESEDKAVARRKGATKQQPGGCSFPLNANDERLWALMAALRRDADPMALARETGVDPWFLYKMANIVAMEKRLLSEPLTPDLLRRAKRMGFSDEQIGVLADRLTEQVRFLRRQWDIRPVYKMVDTCAAEFDAATPYFYSTYDQENEAEPEPVKKALVIGAGPIRIGQGIEFDYASVHSVWALEQAGYKALIANSNPETVSTDFDTSDRLYFEPLDEEGVRDILENEGGDDSPPPSIVQFGGQTAINLAGALSKASMPILGSSAEAIDLAEDRRRFEAFLGGLGIPQPPGAGVTSLEDALNTAEVIGYPVLVRPSYVLGGRAMEIVQNATELVRFMTAAVQLGSGKPVLIDKYFEGKEVEVDAIADGEQVLIPGIMEHIERAGVHSGDSMAVYPGLNLTQEEIDTIVDYTERIGLALDVRGLMNIQFVIRSDPATGVSSVYVLEVNPRASRTVPFISKVTGVPMVKLAVNVMLGRSLAEQGYRGGLWPAQGLVAIKAPVFSMAKLIGVDTYLGPEMKSTGEVMGVDTSFPAALAKALLSAELMLPPKGGVLLSIADRNKPEAVSIIRRLIEAGFRLYATEGTAALIRALEMPVEQVTKLLDQSHPNVLDVIQDGLVDCVINTPEGGQPTAMRDGFQIRRAAAEKRIPCFTSLDTARAAVEALLRGGQTFSVQPLSLYLRSREITEDISTR; translated from the coding sequence TTGGCTGACAAACCGAAGAAGGTGCTCATCATCGGCTCCGGCCCGATAATCATCGGCCAGGCGGCCGAATTCGACTATGCAGGCACACAGGCCTGCAAGGCGATGCGCGAGGAAGGCGTTACCTCCGTCCTCGTCAACTCCAACCCGGCGACGATCATGACCGACGAGGGGATCGCCGACATCGTCTACATCGAGCCGCTTACCGTTCCCGTCCTCACGCGCATCATCGAGCGGGAGCGCCCGGACGGCCTGCTGCCCACGCTCGGCGGCCAGACCGGCCTTAACCTCGCCGTAGCGCTCGCCGAGGCAGGCGTCCTCGATGAATACAACGTCCGTCTACTCGGAACGCCGCTGGAGACAATACAGAAGGCGGAGGACCGCGAGCTCTTCCGGCAGCTCCTGCACGACATCGGCGAGCCTGCCCCCGAGAGCGCGACCGTCACCTCGATGGGCGAGGCCCGCCTCGTCGCCGACATCTTCGGGCTGCCGCTGGTCGTGCGCCCCGCCTACACTCTCGGCGGCACCGGCGGCGGCATCGCCCACACGCCGGAGCAGTTCGAGCAGATCGTCGCCGGCGGCCTGGCCGTCAGCCCCATTCACCAGGTGCTGCTCGAACGCTGCCTCCTCGGCTGGAAGGAGATCGAGTACGAGGTCATGCGCGACGCCGCCGACAACTGCATCACGGTATGCAATATGGAGAACATCGACCCCATGGGCGTTCATACCGGCGATAGCATCGTTGTAGCGCCCAGCCAGACGCTGAACGATAAGGAATACCAGATGTTGCGCTCCGCCAGCCTGCGCATCATCCGCGCGCTGGGAGTGGAGGGCGGCTGCAACATCCAGTTCGCGCTGGCGCCCCGGCCGGAGATCGTGGAGTGGCAGTACAAAGACGCCTCGGCGCCCCCCTACTACGTGATCGAGGTCAACCCCCGCGTTTCCCGAAGCTCCGCCCTGGCCAGCAAGGCCACCGGCTACCCCATAGCGCGGGTTGCCGCCAAGATAGCCGTCGGCAAGCGACTCGATGAGATCGGCAACGCGGTCACCGGCAAGACGAGCGCCGCCTTCGAGCCTGCGCTCGACTACCTCGTCGTCAAGATACCGCGCTGGCCTTTCGACAAGTTCGCCTTTGGCGACCGCCAGCTCGGCACACAGATGAAGGCGACCGGCGAGGTCATGGCCATCGACCGCACCTTCGAGGGGGCCCTCCAGAAGGCCGTGCGCTCACTCGAAGTCGGCAACCGCTCCCTGCTGTGGGAGGACGCGCGCTGGAAGGAGAGCGAGGACAAGGCGGTCGCCCGACGGAAGGGCGCAACAAAGCAGCAGCCCGGCGGCTGCTCCTTCCCGCTGAATGCCAACGACGAACGCCTCTGGGCGCTGATGGCCGCCCTGCGCCGTGACGCCGACCCCATGGCGCTCGCCCGGGAGACCGGCGTCGACCCGTGGTTCCTGTACAAGATGGCGAACATCGTGGCGATGGAGAAACGCCTTCTCTCTGAGCCGCTCACGCCCGATCTGCTGCGCCGCGCCAAGCGCATGGGCTTCTCCGACGAGCAGATCGGTGTCCTCGCCGACCGCCTGACGGAGCAGGTGCGCTTCCTCCGCCGGCAGTGGGACATCCGCCCCGTCTACAAGATGGTCGATACCTGCGCCGCTGAGTTCGATGCCGCCACGCCTTACTTCTACAGCACATACGACCAGGAGAACGAGGCCGAACCCGAGCCTGTGAAGAAGGCGCTCGTCATCGGCGCCGGGCCCATACGTATCGGCCAGGGCATCGAGTTCGACTACGCGAGCGTGCACTCGGTCTGGGCGCTCGAGCAGGCGGGCTACAAAGCGCTCATCGCCAACTCCAATCCCGAGACCGTCTCCACCGACTTCGACACGAGCGACCGCCTCTACTTCGAGCCGCTGGACGAGGAGGGTGTGCGCGACATCCTGGAAAACGAAGGAGGCGACGATTCGCCGCCCCCGTCCATCGTCCAGTTCGGCGGGCAGACGGCGATAAACCTCGCCGGCGCGCTAAGCAAAGCCTCTATGCCCATACTCGGCTCCAGCGCCGAAGCGATCGACCTCGCCGAGGACCGCCGCCGCTTCGAGGCTTTCCTCGGCGGCCTCGGCATCCCGCAGCCGCCGGGCGCCGGCGTCACCAGCCTCGAGGACGCCCTCAACACCGCCGAGGTAATCGGCTACCCCGTCCTTGTGCGCCCCTCCTACGTGCTCGGCGGCCGCGCCATGGAGATCGTCCAGAACGCCACCGAGCTCGTGCGCTTTATGACCGCCGCCGTCCAGCTCGGCAGCGGCAAACCCGTGCTCATCGATAAATACTTCGAGGGCAAGGAGGTCGAGGTCGACGCCATCGCCGACGGAGAGCAGGTGCTCATCCCCGGCATCATGGAGCACATTGAGCGCGCCGGCGTCCACTCCGGCGACTCGATGGCGGTCTACCCCGGTCTGAACCTCACACAAGAAGAGATCGATACGATCGTCGACTACACGGAGCGGATCGGCCTCGCCCTCGACGTTCGAGGGCTGATGAACATACAGTTCGTAATCAGAAGCGACCCCGCTACCGGCGTCTCCTCCGTCTACGTGCTCGAGGTCAACCCGCGCGCCAGCCGCACCGTGCCCTTCATCTCGAAGGTGACAGGCGTGCCAATGGTGAAGCTCGCCGTGAACGTTATGCTGGGCCGCTCGCTGGCCGAGCAGGGATACCGCGGCGGACTCTGGCCGGCGCAGGGGCTCGTCGCCATAAAAGCGCCCGTGTTCTCGATGGCGAAGCTGATTGGCGTCGACACCTATCTGGGACCGGAGATGAAATCGACAGGCGAGGTGATGGGCGTCGATACCAGTTTTCCGGCCGCCCTCGCCAAAGCCCTGCTCTCCGCCGAGCTCATGCTGCCCCCGAAGGGAGGCGTCCTCCTCAGCATCGCCGACCGCAACAAGCCGGAGGCCGTTTCCATCATCCGCCGCCTCATCGAAGCCGGCTTCCGCCTCTACGCGACGGAGGGCACCGCCGCCCTCATCCGCGCCCTGGAGATGCCGGTCGAACAGGTCACCAAGCTCCTCGATCAGAGCCATCCCAACGTTCTCGACGTCATACAGGATGGGCTGGTCGACTGCGTGATCAACACGCCGGAGGGCGGCCAGCCGACAGCGATGCGCGACGGCTTCCAGATCCGCCGCGCCGCCGCCGAGAAGCGCATCCCCTGCTTCACATCGCTCGATACCGCGAGAGCAGCCGTCGAGGCGCTCTTGCGCGGCGGCCAGACCTTCAGCGTCCAGCCGCTCTCCCTCTACCTGCGAAGTCGCGAGATAACAGAGGACATCAGCACCCGATGA
- a CDS encoding zinc-ribbon domain containing protein, translating to MSYTDKTLTCVDCGASFTFSAEDQEYHASRGFTNEPKRCQSCRDARKSERGGGRSYGGYSSSPRQMYPAVCAECGQKTEVPFEPRGDRPVYCRDCFAKRSPARNRY from the coding sequence GTGTCCTACACAGACAAAACCCTTACCTGCGTCGATTGCGGCGCCTCGTTCACCTTCTCGGCTGAAGACCAGGAGTATCACGCCAGCCGCGGATTCACGAACGAGCCCAAGCGCTGCCAGTCCTGTCGTGACGCCCGCAAGTCTGAGCGCGGCGGTGGCCGAAGTTATGGCGGCTACAGCTCGTCGCCGCGACAGATGTATCCGGCGGTGTGCGCCGAGTGCGGGCAGAAGACTGAGGTCCCGTTCGAGCCGCGGGGTGACCGTCCCGTCTACTGTCGCGACTGCTTCGCCAAGCGGTCGCCGGCGCGCAATCGCTACTAG
- the arsM gene encoding arsenite methyltransferase: MKENGAEEIKRAVAARYGAHARKLLDELEASQASCCGPAEPPTSETSSCACGSDAPAEADLNMARHLYSSEELKDLPEEALVSLGCGNPMAIAELREGERVLDLGSGGGLDCFLAARQVGRSGLVYGLDMSVEMVQLARRNAERVGAENVRFWLGEMEQMPFPSNSFDVIISNCVINLSPDKDAVLRECFRVLRPGGRLRVSDIVWTREPSEEERSNLESWTACVAGALTEEAYVSKLRAAGFQNARVERKGDAETPVGNLFSGYIAAEKARG; this comes from the coding sequence ATGAAGGAGAACGGGGCGGAAGAGATCAAGCGGGCGGTCGCGGCCAGGTACGGGGCGCACGCGCGCAAGCTGCTGGACGAACTGGAGGCGTCGCAGGCGTCGTGCTGCGGGCCGGCTGAGCCCCCGACGAGCGAAACGTCGAGCTGCGCCTGCGGTTCGGATGCCCCCGCGGAGGCCGACCTGAATATGGCGCGGCACCTCTATTCGAGCGAGGAGCTGAAAGACTTGCCGGAAGAGGCGCTGGTTTCGCTCGGCTGCGGCAACCCGATGGCGATCGCCGAGCTGCGGGAGGGCGAGCGCGTGCTCGACCTCGGCAGCGGTGGCGGCCTGGACTGCTTTCTCGCCGCCAGGCAGGTGGGCCGCAGCGGCCTTGTTTACGGGCTGGACATGAGCGTCGAGATGGTGCAACTGGCGCGCCGCAACGCCGAGCGCGTGGGCGCCGAAAACGTGCGCTTCTGGCTCGGCGAGATGGAGCAGATGCCGTTCCCTTCCAACTCCTTCGATGTGATCATATCCAACTGCGTCATTAACCTCTCGCCGGACAAGGACGCAGTTCTTCGCGAATGTTTCCGTGTGCTGCGGCCGGGCGGGAGGCTGCGGGTATCCGACATCGTGTGGACGCGCGAGCCCAGCGAGGAGGAACGCAGCAACCTCGAAAGCTGGACGGCTTGCGTGGCGGGCGCGCTGACGGAAGAAGCGTACGTATCGAAGCTGCGGGCCGCCGGCTTCCAGAACGCGCGCGTGGAGCGGAAGGGGGATGCGGAAACACCGGTCGGGAACCTCTTCAGCGGCTACATCGCCGCGGAGAAGGCGCGCGGCTGA